One genomic region from Spirulina subsalsa PCC 9445 encodes:
- a CDS encoding ATP-binding protein has translation MKIKFFDAGLKKITLPVVFVLPFVLQILATVSLVGYLSFRNGRNAVESLVEALMGEIGDRIEKEVHSYLDVPVKIVRNHQALINSGVLDLENIDQWLPYLLDQYQKNRLDAVTGIQLVNVNNGEYRAAGQAYAKGVPEEGVAIYGVRTNFRYQGFLTLEDAYNLTNAKVDLPNFVLTERAWYQKAMTHQEEVWIDVYQRFINPDRFSIALSRPLFVPGVDAPQGISVVQLEIRNLQNFLESLNIGQTGQAFILDQSGQIVASSIEENPVFVENQQIFRLQGVNSQNAITRQVSQYVSNPDGATVLRDQGIKLIQLNQKKYYIKSFNLTQQYELSWQLFVIIPQDDFMAEIKASTRQTIWISLIALGGAIVIGTMTGHWVTQPILRLNKAAQELAKGNWEKPIPTTRKDELGQLTLSYNLMAEQLKQMFLELHTVNIQLEKKVQKRTVDLAEAKEKAEVANQAKSAFLANMSHELRSPLNAILGFSQLMLNNSSLEEETQENIEIIYKSGQYLLTLINQVLDLSKIESGKMLLEIQSFNLYNLLEEVETLFDLTAQKKGLYFHIELSSNLPQYINSDSVKLRQVLINLLSNAFKFTHVGGVSLYAHYQKQWQEEIEQDIIFVRVTDTGPGIASDEIQDLFIPFTQTLTGRESQEGTGLGLALCQKIVQLMGGTIEVHSQVGSGTTFCFNFPIHLSAVIPNSPERLARRVIGLEPNQPTYRLLIVDDKPTNCQLLVKLLKPLGFSLKTAHNGEEAIAIWEEWDPHLVWMDMRMPVLDGYAATQRIKSSPKGKDTVIVALTASVLDEQRKMIEAIGCDGFLRKPFDEIQILELLEEHLGVRFIDEIKEENITPVKPIKELTSLDFMKMPKDWIARLYQASVDLEEEELVELIEQIPANQEALSQGLSDLVSQYRFDKIRLLVEPLIVI, from the coding sequence ATGAAAATAAAATTCTTTGATGCTGGGTTAAAAAAAATAACGCTTCCGGTTGTTTTTGTCCTTCCCTTTGTGTTGCAAATTTTGGCAACGGTGAGTTTAGTGGGTTATCTCTCTTTTCGCAATGGACGAAACGCTGTGGAGTCCTTAGTTGAGGCGTTAATGGGGGAAATTGGCGATCGCATTGAAAAGGAAGTTCACAGTTATTTAGATGTTCCGGTCAAAATCGTCCGCAATCATCAGGCTTTAATCAACTCCGGTGTTCTCGATTTAGAAAACATAGATCAATGGTTGCCCTATTTATTGGATCAGTATCAAAAAAATCGCCTTGATGCTGTAACAGGAATTCAATTAGTGAATGTCAATAATGGAGAATATCGGGCAGCCGGACAAGCCTATGCGAAAGGAGTTCCCGAAGAAGGGGTAGCCATTTATGGAGTGAGGACAAACTTTCGTTATCAAGGGTTTTTAACCCTAGAAGATGCCTACAATTTAACCAATGCTAAAGTCGATTTACCCAACTTTGTCCTTACAGAAAGGGCTTGGTATCAAAAAGCCATGACTCATCAAGAGGAGGTTTGGATAGATGTCTATCAGCGTTTTATTAATCCTGATCGTTTTTCTATTGCTTTATCTAGACCTTTATTTGTGCCGGGAGTTGATGCACCCCAAGGAATCAGTGTTGTTCAATTAGAGATTAGAAATCTACAAAACTTTCTAGAATCTTTAAATATTGGTCAAACAGGACAGGCTTTCATTCTAGATCAATCCGGTCAGATTGTGGCGAGTTCTATTGAAGAAAATCCTGTTTTCGTTGAAAATCAACAAATTTTCCGCCTTCAGGGAGTCAATAGTCAAAATGCCATTACTCGTCAGGTGTCTCAGTATGTGTCCAACCCTGATGGAGCTACTGTTTTAAGAGATCAAGGGATTAAATTAATTCAATTAAACCAGAAAAAGTATTACATTAAGTCTTTTAACTTAACCCAGCAGTACGAGTTAAGCTGGCAATTGTTTGTGATCATTCCTCAAGATGATTTTATGGCAGAAATTAAAGCCAGTACCCGCCAAACGATATGGATTTCATTGATTGCCCTAGGAGGAGCTATTGTCATCGGTACTATGACAGGCCACTGGGTCACTCAGCCCATTTTGCGGTTGAATAAAGCGGCTCAAGAGTTAGCAAAAGGTAACTGGGAAAAACCTATTCCTACAACAAGAAAAGATGAACTTGGACAACTTACACTGTCTTATAATTTGATGGCAGAACAGTTAAAACAGATGTTTTTAGAACTGCACACTGTTAATATTCAACTAGAAAAAAAGGTACAAAAAAGAACAGTCGATTTAGCCGAAGCAAAGGAGAAAGCTGAGGTTGCAAACCAAGCTAAAAGCGCATTTTTAGCCAATATGAGCCATGAGTTAAGATCGCCCCTAAATGCCATTTTAGGGTTCTCTCAATTGATGCTGAATAACAGTTCCTTAGAGGAGGAGACACAAGAAAATATAGAAATAATTTATAAAAGTGGTCAATATTTACTCACTTTAATTAATCAGGTGTTAGATTTATCTAAAATCGAATCAGGGAAAATGCTGTTAGAGATTCAGTCCTTCAATTTATATAATCTACTCGAAGAAGTCGAAACTTTATTTGACCTGACAGCACAAAAAAAAGGATTGTACTTCCACATTGAACTATCCAGTAACCTGCCCCAGTATATTAACTCTGACTCAGTTAAACTCCGTCAGGTGCTAATTAATCTCTTAAGTAATGCGTTTAAGTTTACCCATGTCGGTGGTGTTTCTCTTTATGCTCACTACCAAAAACAATGGCAAGAGGAGATAGAACAAGATATCATTTTTGTTCGAGTGACAGACACTGGCCCCGGAATTGCTTCAGATGAAATACAAGATTTATTTATTCCTTTTACCCAAACTCTAACCGGAAGAGAATCCCAAGAAGGAACAGGTTTAGGACTAGCGTTATGTCAAAAAATTGTGCAGTTAATGGGGGGAACAATTGAAGTTCATAGTCAAGTGGGTTCAGGAACAACATTTTGTTTTAATTTTCCTATTCATCTCTCAGCCGTTATTCCCAATTCTCCAGAACGTCTTGCTCGTCGGGTGATAGGACTCGAACCTAATCAACCCACCTATCGCCTGTTAATTGTCGATGATAAACCCACCAATTGTCAATTATTGGTCAAACTGCTGAAACCCTTGGGATTTTCCCTCAAAACAGCCCATAATGGAGAAGAGGCGATCGCAATCTGGGAAGAATGGGATCCCCATTTAGTCTGGATGGACATGAGGATGCCTGTTTTAGATGGTTATGCCGCGACGCAAAGGATTAAAAGTAGTCCCAAGGGAAAGGATACCGTAATTGTTGCTCTGACCGCTAGTGTTTTGGATGAACAACGCAAGATGATTGAGGCCATTGGTTGCGATGGTTTTCTGCGCAAACCCTTTGACGAAATTCAGATATTAGAACTCTTAGAAGAACATTTAGGGGTTCGTTTTATTGACGAGATTAAGGAGGAAAATATTACTCCAGTAAAACCCATTAAAGAGTTAACCTCTCTTGATTTTATGAAAATGCCTAAAGATTGGATTGCCCGCCTATATCAAGCGTCGGTTGACTTAGAAGAGGAAGAACTTGTAGAATTAATTGAGCAAATTCCGGCGAATCAGGAGGCACTATCTCAGGGGTTAAGTGATTTAGTTTCACAATATCGCTTTGATAAAATCAGGTTATTAGTTGAACCTCTTATTGTAATCTAA
- a CDS encoding diguanylate cyclase domain-containing protein, whose protein sequence is MTGNQENILIVDDLKENLQVLSKILSKYDYKVRKTLDGETALLACESSQPDLVILDVRMPGMDGYTVCKQLKSNPLTSDIPVIFISALNDVLDKVKAFHVGGADYLTKPFQQEEVLARVKHQLLLQRQRKTLESEIKKRQEKEEELRTELLKHQQTTEILYQSRAFISSILNHSLDGITALEAIRDPKTGKIEDFRCLLVNPVIAKILDRPTDQLIGKVLFRRIMSKINPYFMTKIVEVVQTGNSLKEDFYYKTENYEAWYHVIAVKLGDGVSLTLRDVTERKFLELRLSHANQELKNLAIVDGLTQLKNRLYFDQRFEQEWRHCMRESQHLGLIMCDVDYFKLYNDTYGHPRGDSCLKQVAEVIQGIIKRPSDLAARYGGEEFILLLPNTPLEGALRVAESVQQGVEQLQIPHKRSPISPYITLSCGVASMIPTLDTLPGTLLDMADQALYEAKNRGRNQVV, encoded by the coding sequence ATGACGGGAAATCAGGAAAATATCCTCATCGTAGATGATTTAAAGGAAAATTTACAAGTTTTAAGTAAAATCTTGTCAAAATATGACTACAAAGTGCGCAAAACTCTCGATGGAGAAACCGCTTTGTTGGCTTGTGAATCCAGTCAGCCGGATTTAGTAATATTGGATGTTAGAATGCCCGGGATGGATGGTTATACTGTCTGTAAGCAACTCAAAAGCAATCCATTAACCTCTGATATTCCCGTTATATTTATTAGTGCCTTAAATGATGTTTTAGATAAAGTTAAAGCCTTTCATGTGGGAGGAGCGGACTATTTAACTAAGCCGTTTCAGCAGGAAGAAGTTTTAGCACGGGTTAAGCATCAACTCTTATTACAACGACAACGAAAAACCTTAGAATCTGAAATTAAAAAGCGTCAAGAAAAAGAGGAGGAGTTACGAACAGAACTTCTGAAGCATCAACAAACGACTGAGATTTTGTATCAATCTCGGGCTTTTATTAGTAGTATTTTAAATCACTCCTTAGATGGCATTACGGCCTTAGAAGCGATTCGAGATCCTAAAACCGGAAAAATAGAAGATTTTCGTTGTTTACTGGTGAATCCCGTGATTGCTAAAATTTTAGACCGACCGACGGATCAGTTAATTGGTAAGGTTTTATTTCGGCGGATTATGAGTAAAATTAATCCTTATTTTATGACTAAAATTGTTGAAGTTGTGCAAACTGGAAATTCCTTAAAAGAAGATTTTTATTACAAAACGGAAAACTATGAAGCTTGGTATCATGTCATTGCCGTTAAGTTAGGAGACGGCGTTTCTTTAACTCTTCGAGATGTGACAGAGCGTAAGTTTTTAGAATTACGTCTAAGTCATGCCAATCAAGAACTAAAAAACTTGGCCATTGTCGATGGTTTAACTCAACTGAAGAATCGTCTTTATTTTGACCAACGGTTTGAGCAAGAGTGGCGGCATTGTATGAGAGAATCCCAACATCTTGGGCTGATTATGTGCGATGTGGATTATTTTAAACTCTACAATGACACCTATGGTCATCCTAGGGGAGATTCCTGTTTAAAACAAGTGGCTGAGGTGATTCAAGGTATTATCAAGCGTCCTTCGGATTTGGCCGCTCGTTATGGGGGGGAGGAGTTTATTCTATTGTTACCCAATACCCCTTTAGAGGGAGCTTTAAGGGTGGCGGAGTCGGTACAGCAAGGGGTGGAGCAATTACAGATTCCCCATAAGCGATCGCCTATTTCCCCCTATATTACCCTAAGTTGTGGTGTAGCCAGCATGATCCCCACCTTAGACACTTTACCGGGTACGTTGTTAGATATGGCCGATCAGGCTCTCTATGAAGCCAAAAATCGCGGCCGGAATCAAGTCGTTTAA